The Lactuca sativa cultivar Salinas chromosome 2, Lsat_Salinas_v11, whole genome shotgun sequence genome includes the window CACACCCCTAATGTGATATCCCTCCGCTTCAATGCCCactttttgtcttgaaaagtaatCACGAGTATCCTCTTTCATCTCCTCGTTTGATCTACACCAAATCACAACACTAATATCTAAATCACCATGTTTGTTACCACATACagtttttttgtatatattatgtACGTTCTTGAAATTTGGTTCATAAAACAAGATTATTTCAATCTCTAATAACCCAACCGGATTTTACCGTTACCTCATGATTAACTTTGACCAACCACCACATCCGGCTGATATAAGATCCTCAACAATGGCGTCTTGTAGCTTTTCAGGCTTTCTTGATAACAAAATCAATGGCCATCCATTAGATTTAAGTTTTATGTACAATTCAATCAAGAAAACATGTTTCATATGTTTTGCCTCTCTAACACAATCATTCAATCCATACCGATTGTATCTGcacaataaaaaatcaaaaaagaaaagaTTCAGCTAAATATCAGGCTATATTTGTTGGACTAGACAGACCGGATAGGACAAGACTGAACTGGACAAAGTCATGGGACCGGACATGAAAGCTTTTTAGGGCTAGATGAGGAGGGCATTCCTTTTTTGGTGCAATTTTTTTGTCTCATTAATACTATCATTTTAAGTTTCAGTCTAATACATGTCAAACGCAGTATTGTTTCTCTGTACCGCTCTTAGTCCATTTCTACACTTAGAAAAGCGTGTTTACCCGTACGACAATGGGTTGATACGAAGAGTATCGGCTGGAAGGAAGTCATCTATGTCCATTAACACAACATCATGACCACCATCATTTGGTCTTATGCCATTGAAGTAATTCTCAATGAGTGACACCGAAGCGTTCAACTCTCTCATGTAATGACCTTCTTTTATGTACTTCACAGCGACTTCCTTACAAAATCCAGGCAAAGAATACGCTTCCAAGTTATTAATCTCAGCGTGTTGAGATTCCATTTTGCAATGATCATACTTGAACGATTCAATAACTCCAGCTTCCCTGCTTTGACATGATTGTAACATCACAGTCAATGCAGTCAGCAAAGTCATCAATAAGATCCCAACTATTACAAGCCCCCCAATGAAGATAGTCGCAGCACATGATGACATATAGATCACCGATTCCATTCTAAATTGACTTCCCATCTCTGCACCAACACATGAAGAACACGATTTAATGATGCGATCTAAACTTATATGGAAATTTTTTCAGATTAGAAATCCAGAAAGTACAAAAGGGTAAGAATACCGGATCCTTCAGCACTTGTGAGACTCCGGGAGGAATACTCCCGTTCCATCGGATGGCCATATGCTGACATCTTCAGGCACCGGCGTTCTTAAAAAATTCTTATACAAACCGACCTGCAAACAAGAAAGATAAGATTACAGATTAATAAACAGATCAACGTTCTTTTTTTCCCTAAATTAAACGGAAACAGGAGATACCGATATCCGATAATATCTTTTTAAGCTAGTTATGCAAGCATCTTCAGATTTCAAGTCAACTTACAGCATCTTGATACGGTTTGATATCTATACATACGGCAAAATTTAAATTTACCCGGAACATACTTGCGTTAAATTTGGGCTAAGTTTAGGAATTAAATAATTAAGTCGTCAAAATCAAAAGATGAAGAAACACAGATAAGATAGTCGATGATTAGAATTTAAAAAACAGGGGAGAGAGGAAAGACCTGATAGCGACATTGAAATTGGTCGAAGACGGAAGCGTGATTGATTAAATGAGGGGAATAGACTAGTAATATCCATAAATCAATTGGTCAAACTTAATTGTTTCCTCGGGATTTGGGATTGAATCGGATTGGATGAGGAGACGTAATCAGACTAGAGAGAGAGCCAGTTCACCTCCGATAATACTGTATAAAGTTGAAATTCCACATAAAGTGTATCGAAATTGGATATTAAATCGATTTTTCATATAatttggatgatgatgatgataggtATAATTTTGGATCGTCTTGATGGGAACATGGCCATGGAGCTTCGGTGTGCTGCTGCCACTAGCGACCTGCCAATTGGCCTCTCTCTAATAATGTGGTTTTTGCGGaatcttttatttttttggaatTGTTTTCTATTTGTTTTTTTGTAGTTGACCCCACGCacatttattataaaaaaaaattgattaacatagtaaagagtaaattacagaaatggtctCTACGTTTTGGTTAGATTTGCAGTTTTGGTCCTTATGTTAAAAAATTGATAGGTTGCATTTCTATAGTTATGGATATTACATTAAAGTCTTTATTTCATATAAAAAGATTAAatgccttttctttttcttttaataaactAGGTTAAAATCCGTGGACACCACGAATGAGAATGAAAAAAGAATTatcaataaattataaaattataattggaCAATGATTTGATAAAATTTATTAATGTATAAATATAgatgttttgaatattatgaaaaaaaattcattaaaGACTCAAACTTGAAATTTTGTTCCGAATCAAAATAATAAATGTAATTTCGGTTGCACATTGAAGTTATTATCATTGTGGTTAttaaactaaatttgaaaatttttgattatatatatatatatatatatatatatatatatatatatatatatatatatatatatatatatatatatatatatatatatatattactaactTGGTAGTTATATTAAAATAAGGACAATACATTTATTGTTCCCCTAAAAGAAGTTAAGAacgaacaattaattaaattgttGTTTTATCTTGTTatcttattatttattatttttcaaattatttttacattttaataatatatatataaattatttcaaataatatatgGAATTGATTATAGAATATTTTGAATTTGAATTTAGGAGTTACACACTTGGCCTAATATTATTTAATAGTTTGACACATGGCAGAATGAGGTTAACCCTATTCATTTATTATATAGGGATACGaggaaattttttattattttagacAATATCTACTTAATGAAATTAACAAGTGGTAAACTttatttaagatttttttttaacaaacagTTGTTAAAATATAATTGTTATTTCGATAGTTATTATGACGTATGATATTTGTTTATTCTAATATTTAAGATTAttcgtttaaaaataacaataaaactcTTAAAGTTGAATAAAAGAAAAaagtaaaaacacataaaaaaacaACATTAAATAACTATATTTGATGTTTGATAATTATCccagattttattttaatttttttattcgagcaaaacataaaaaaaaaaaaaaaaacaaaaaacaaaaaaacaaaaaaaaaacgttaTATAATGTGAACAAACAAAAcgtaaaaaattaataataagatataataaaataaatcgtatatttgaataaaacatcaaaaatattaaaagatttttaaacaacaaaaataaagaTAAATGAATAAAgctaatataaattatatatatatatatatatatatatatatatatatatattagataattaatttaaaataataaaaataattttataagaaATCTATATAAATtcttttaaaataaagaacaaataaatttgttatataataataataataataataataataataataataatattaataataataataataaattgttaaaagaaaatgaaaaagaaaaaggaagaatAAGTTGGTCTTTTTAAAAGAAATGACCTAAACTTTAATATTCATAAACCACAATAGTGTACGCTATCAATTTAGAAACTTAGAGACTAAAACTACAAATCTAATCAAAATACAAGGACAATTTCTGTAATTTACTCTAGAAAATAAAGTAAATTACCTGCATGTTTGGCACGGAGCTTTTCTTCGACCTTTGTATTGTAAAAAACagataaaaaaaatgatatgatTCAACCTCAGACGCATTTGAATCTAGCAGATAACAGCGGGGCTCGAGAATTGATGTGTAATCGAATCATAGGAGCTAGCAATCGCCGATATGCTCATATTGGTGACGTTATTGTTGCTGTGATCAAAGACGCAGTTCCAAACATGCCTCTAGAAAGAGAGTCCAACTACATTGCATTGCCAGAATCCATGTATATTTGAAAGAGGTTGACCTCCTTGCTTCTCTCACGGTACAATCCTCTTCCCGCGGAGCCCCTTTTCTCCTCTGTCCACTCAATCTTTGATAATTTTGTCATCATCTAATTGTTTTCGAATAGGCCCATTCAACGATGTAAAATCTCCCAATGTGATAAAAGAATCAATCAAAAAGAACCCCCTAATTCCAATTAGGAATTCGTTGGGCCCGTTAGGAACAGGTTTTCCAAtttataattttgatttattttcccATTTAATAACCCATAATCAGATCTTGGTAACTAACTAAACGTTTGGGAGtttctagcttttagcttttgatgaaacgctctagtttaaacaaaaagctcTGTTTGACAATACGAGagtttaacttttagttttaacaaaacgctctgattctaaaagctacttcatgtagcgtttaacaaaacgctcctgagcttttgaaatcaatttccacaattacccttaaaaatatatttatatatttatttatttttaatcaattgtctttttatgtaattttatatatttcaaaagcttccagctactatgccaaacattcatataacaaataagctacagcttcccgctaccagctaccagctacccg containing:
- the LOC111905697 gene encoding uncharacterized protein At2g39920; translated protein: MSAYGHPMEREYSSRSLTSAEGSEMGSQFRMESVIYMSSCAATIFIGGLVIVGILLMTLLTALTVMLQSCQSREAGVIESFKYDHCKMESQHAEINNLEAYSLPGFCKEVAVKYIKEGHYMRELNASVSLIENYFNGIRPNDGGHDVVLMDIDDFLPADTLRINPLSYGYNRYGLNDCVREAKHMKHVFLIELYIKLKSNGWPLILLSRKPEKLQDAIVEDLISAGCGGWSKLIMRSNEEMKEDTRDYFSRQKVGIEAEGYHIRGVISSHMDALGGTIITTQNFKLPNPLPVAPPRSIMSD